The Candidatus Firestonebacteria bacterium RIFOXYD2_FULL_39_29 sequence ACTTCTCGTTGAAAATAGAGGAGTCTAAAATATTTTCCTATGATTATAATATACCTTTTGAGGCTCCTGCGGGGAAGTATAAAATTATTCTTAACCTTTTTGCCGGAGAATCAAAGGATAATTCAAAAAAGAAATTAGCTGAGCAGGAACAGGAAGTGGAAGTATCGGCAAGAGTCATTAAAGCATCAGTGGAGGCAGTTAAGGTTAGAGGTAAGCTTAAGTCGGGAGAAGCTGTCGGCTTTGATATTGATTTAAAAAATACCGGTGATATAGAAAAACTTTTCTCGATAGAGGCTTCTCTTACGGATGCTTCAGGAAAAGTTGTAAGCCTTCCAGGGAAAGAACTTCAAATCAAAGTTGATGAGACAAAAAAAGCAGCTTACGAGTATTTAATCCCGATGAAAGATTCTGACGGAAAGTATAAGATAAATATTATTGTCTATGCAGGTTCGGCAAATGATCTTACAAAAATGAAAATGGCCGAGTCTCAACAGGAATTTACTGTTGCTGAAAGAATAACAAAAGCAAGTATAGTTAAGGTATCTGTTTCTTCGAAGAATAAAATAAAGGTCGGTGAAACTATTACGATCACTGCGGACTTGAAGAATACCGGAGAAACGGATCATACATTTCCTGTTGCAGTAGTTGCCGTTAATGCAGGAAAAGCAACTGTAAAATTAAATGCGAAGATAATTCCTCTTAAAGTTGGTGAAGCAGGTCAATTAACTTTTGATTATGCAATACCGTTAGAAAGTACTGCGGGTAATTATGAAGTTAAGGTTTCTACTTATAACAATATGGATAACCTGGGTAATCTTATAGAAATGTATGAAGAAAAAGTCTCGGTTTTTGCCGTAGCAGGGGCCAATATCAGTGGTTCTGCCAGTCTTGTCGGGACCCTGGGAAAGTTCGGTTTTGGAGATTCTGTTTCTATTAAAACAAAATTTTCCAATTCCGGAGAGTTAAGGCACTCTTATTTTATAAAGTTGGAGGTTATTGATCCTGCTAAAAAAGTATCAACAATATTTAATGAGAAAATAGAATTAGATAAATTGGGTGTTTCAGAAAAGAAAGGAGAATTTAAGGTAGATCCGTCAGTTTTAGACGGAAAATATACTGCTGTTGTCAGTATCTGGGACAGGTTAGGTGATGATGGAAATCCTACAGGTAAATACGGGGAAGATACTCAGACTTTTGAGGTGGTTGATACTGAACCCGTTATAACTAATGTTATCGGGGTTGCTCCTGTAATCGGAAAAGCAACTACTATTGTAGCGACAGTGAAAGATGATAAAGAAGTGAAGACTGTAATGCTTGTTTATCAAGGTCCCGGAATGTCAGAAGTTGGGAAGGAAATAATGATCAGAACCTCCGGCAACAAAAAAGAAGGTTCCTATAACACTCAAACCAGAAGGTTTAACTATGCAGGTTCTCTTAACTATTATATTGAGGCAACTGACTCAAAAGGACAAAAGAGTAAATCTCCGGAGTCAAAAACACAAATTAAATGAGTCCTTTAGAGACAAATCTTAATTTTGTAAGAGATAGAATTAAAACTGCAGCTTTAAGAGCGGGAAGAAAAGAAAAAATCATCCTTGTGGCCGTCACTAAAACGGTGGGGGCCCCAAGGGTTAATGAAGCGCTCTCTCTTGGTATTTCAGATATAGGTGAAAATAGAATTCAGGAAGCAAAAATTAAGTTCCCTGAACTCCTCAAAGAAAAAGCTGTTTTTCATATGATAGGACACCTCCAGTCAAATAAAGTAAAAGATGCGGTAAAACTTTTTGATATTATACATTCTGTTGACAGCCTGAGCCTGGCAGAGGCTATAGATAGGGAAGCAGCTAAGTCCGGAAAAGTTATGCCTTGCCTCATTGAGATAAATATTGGAAGCGAAATATCAAAGGCGGGTATGCAATATGATTGTACGGGTGTTTTTCTTAAGGAAGCGGCAAAATACAAAAATATAAAGCTTGAAGGTTTAATGACAGTTGCCCCGATTACA is a genomic window containing:
- a CDS encoding YggS family pyridoxal phosphate enzyme codes for the protein MSPLETNLNFVRDRIKTAALRAGRKEKIILVAVTKTVGAPRVNEALSLGISDIGENRIQEAKIKFPELLKEKAVFHMIGHLQSNKVKDAVKLFDIIHSVDSLSLAEAIDREAAKSGKVMPCLIEINIGSEISKAGMQYDCTGVFLKEAAKYKNIKLEGLMTVAPITESPEQVRPFFKKMKILFDELKQIPEGLNFKHLSMGMSQDYEVAIEEGATMVRVGSALFGSRSTA